A DNA window from Shewanella baltica contains the following coding sequences:
- a CDS encoding DNA topoisomerase III, with the protein MILYIAEKPSLGRAIADVLPKPHKKGDGFIEAANGDCVSWCVGHLLEQAEPDAYNPEFKSWKFEHLPIVPDKWQLKPKAATRSQLTVLKRLVKQANMLVNAGDPDREGQLLVDEVIAYLGVRGDKLHQTQRLLISDLNPQAVKRALTQLRSNREFIPLSTSALARSRADWLYGMNMTRAYTIQGKKVGYQGVLSVGRVQTPLLGLVVRRDEEIANFQSKPFYEVLAHLATEKQETFSAKWQPSEACQPYMDEEGRVLARGLAQNVVSRISDKPALVTQLVAKDKKQNPPLPYSLSALQIDAAKRFGMSAKDVLDTCQSLYERHKLITYPRSDSRYLPVEQHSLAPSVLKAISSGAAELLQGADAPDPRLKSKAWDDKKVDAHHAIVPTEKTANLSSLSQRERQLYLHVARQYLAQFYPAYCYSETTVQVTIEGGLFNTKARQDKSLGWKQLFARQEPNGSKASGNKSMEESAGKDDEENDEFIGQLPPLKLGQALHCTRGELLEKNTQPPKAFTDATLLGAMTGISRYVTDPEIRKILKETDGLGTEATRAGIIELLFKRGFLQRLGKSIVSTDVGKGLINSLPASATTPDMTALWEASLNGICHKETSYQAFMLPLLGTLSTLIHNAGAQLPTALNGLKGQGYRKTAGNKSGYRKSPYRKASSSTKRTGTASTAKTSTTTSSSAKKSSASSGTRSRTRKVAAEV; encoded by the coding sequence ATGATCCTCTATATCGCAGAAAAACCTAGCCTAGGGCGGGCCATTGCCGATGTATTGCCTAAACCCCATAAAAAAGGCGATGGATTTATCGAAGCCGCCAATGGCGATTGCGTGTCTTGGTGTGTCGGTCACTTGCTCGAACAAGCAGAACCTGATGCCTATAATCCCGAATTTAAGTCGTGGAAATTCGAGCACTTGCCAATAGTTCCAGACAAGTGGCAACTAAAACCTAAGGCCGCAACTCGCAGTCAACTCACAGTGCTAAAACGATTAGTCAAACAAGCCAACATGCTGGTCAATGCGGGCGATCCCGACCGTGAAGGGCAGTTACTCGTGGATGAAGTGATTGCCTATCTTGGCGTGAGGGGTGACAAGTTACATCAAACTCAGCGTTTACTGATCAGCGACTTAAACCCACAAGCCGTAAAACGGGCGCTAACGCAGCTGCGCAGTAATCGCGAATTTATTCCTTTGTCCACATCGGCCTTAGCCCGTAGTCGTGCCGATTGGCTCTACGGCATGAATATGACGCGCGCTTATACCATCCAAGGTAAAAAGGTTGGTTATCAAGGCGTATTGTCCGTCGGGCGAGTGCAAACGCCTTTACTCGGGCTAGTGGTGCGCCGTGATGAAGAGATTGCCAATTTTCAATCTAAACCTTTCTATGAAGTGCTAGCGCATTTGGCGACTGAAAAGCAGGAAACCTTCAGCGCTAAGTGGCAACCCAGCGAAGCTTGTCAGCCGTACATGGACGAAGAAGGGCGAGTACTAGCCAGAGGGTTAGCGCAAAATGTGGTGAGTCGCATCAGTGATAAACCTGCCTTAGTGACTCAATTAGTGGCTAAGGACAAGAAACAGAATCCGCCATTGCCCTACAGCTTATCCGCGTTGCAGATTGATGCGGCAAAACGGTTTGGCATGAGTGCTAAGGATGTGCTTGATACCTGCCAGAGTTTGTATGAACGCCATAAACTCATTACCTATCCCCGTTCCGACAGCCGTTATTTGCCCGTCGAGCAACATAGCCTAGCGCCGTCGGTTCTTAAGGCGATTAGCAGCGGTGCCGCTGAGTTACTGCAAGGCGCCGATGCCCCCGATCCACGGCTTAAATCTAAGGCATGGGATGATAAAAAAGTGGATGCCCACCACGCCATCGTTCCTACCGAGAAAACGGCTAACTTATCCAGCTTAAGTCAGCGTGAGAGGCAGTTATATCTTCATGTTGCCCGCCAGTACTTAGCCCAGTTTTATCCGGCCTATTGTTACAGTGAAACCACAGTACAAGTGACAATTGAGGGCGGCTTATTTAATACCAAGGCGCGTCAGGATAAATCTCTTGGCTGGAAGCAACTCTTTGCCCGCCAAGAGCCAAATGGCAGTAAGGCGAGTGGCAACAAGTCGATGGAAGAAAGCGCGGGCAAGGACGATGAGGAGAATGACGAGTTTATCGGCCAATTACCGCCTCTGAAACTAGGGCAGGCTTTGCATTGTACTCGAGGCGAGTTGCTGGAGAAAAATACTCAGCCACCAAAAGCCTTTACCGATGCCACTTTACTTGGTGCTATGACGGGGATAAGCCGTTACGTAACCGACCCTGAGATCCGTAAAATTCTCAAAGAAACCGATGGCTTAGGTACTGAAGCCACCCGTGCAGGCATTATTGAATTACTGTTTAAACGCGGTTTTTTACAACGCTTAGGTAAATCTATCGTTTCGACGGATGTGGGTAAGGGATTAATTAACAGCTTACCCGCGAGTGCAACAACGCCTGACATGACAGCCCTTTGGGAAGCAAGCTTGAACGGTATTTGCCATAAAGAAACCTCCTATCAAGCCTTTATGCTACCGCTGCTAGGCACCTTGTCCACGCTTATTCACAATGCAGGAGCACAACTGCCCACCGCGCTTAATGGCTTAAAAGGCCAAGGTTATCGTAAAACGGCTGGGAATAAATCCGGTTATCGCAAGTCGCCTTACCGCAAAGCCTCTAGCTCGACAAAACGCACTGGCACGGCAAGTACCGCTAAAACAAGTACAACGACAAGTAGCAGTGCGAAAAAGTCGAGTGCGAGTTCAGGGACTCGGAGTCGAACACGCAAAGTGGCTGCTGAGGTTTGA
- a CDS encoding alpha/beta fold hydrolase, whose product MKPDIILAGVLAKKHTFTLPLNYQNPIAEQIQVFARELCSPENKDKKLPYIVFFQGGPGFAAMRPASNSGWIRRALKEYRVLLLDQRGTGLSTPINYQSLQHLEPAAQAEYLSHFRADNIIRDAETIRAQLCPADKWAILGQSFGGFCVLHYLSAAPQGVSEAYITGGIPSLTRSADDVYLATYQRVLAKNKQFFQRFHDAQHLVTRLAKHLLENEVYLATGERLTVEMLQLLGINIGMEQGPESVYYLLEQALINTASGTVVNPLFLNHFGQMLDYNTNPIFALLHEAIYCQHSASQWAAHRVRQQFPAFNYQQGKPFLFTGEMIYPWMFDQFSHLVPLKAAAEILAHKSDWPALYSLEQLAQNRVPVAAAIYSEDMFVEMQYSLETAQQVGRLKYWLTSEYEHNGIRMDGEHILDKLISLNRGDTLR is encoded by the coding sequence ATGAAACCCGATATTATTCTCGCCGGAGTGCTGGCGAAGAAACATACTTTTACCTTGCCCCTCAACTATCAAAATCCGATTGCAGAGCAAATCCAAGTTTTTGCCAGAGAACTCTGTAGCCCAGAAAACAAAGATAAAAAGCTACCTTATATCGTGTTTTTCCAAGGCGGCCCCGGATTTGCGGCCATGCGCCCCGCCAGCAACAGCGGCTGGATCCGCCGCGCATTAAAAGAATATCGGGTGTTATTACTCGATCAGCGCGGCACAGGCTTATCAACACCGATTAATTACCAAAGCCTGCAACACTTAGAGCCCGCAGCTCAAGCTGAGTATCTAAGCCATTTCAGGGCTGACAATATCATTCGTGATGCCGAGACGATTCGTGCCCAACTTTGCCCCGCCGATAAATGGGCGATTCTTGGCCAAAGTTTCGGGGGATTTTGCGTATTACATTATTTAAGCGCCGCCCCTCAAGGTGTCAGCGAAGCCTATATTACAGGTGGCATACCGTCATTAACCCGCAGCGCCGATGATGTCTATCTTGCGACTTATCAACGCGTACTGGCGAAGAATAAACAATTTTTCCAACGCTTCCACGATGCCCAACATTTAGTCACTCGCTTAGCAAAACACTTGCTTGAAAACGAAGTGTATTTAGCAACGGGAGAACGCCTCACTGTTGAAATGTTGCAGCTGCTGGGTATTAATATCGGAATGGAGCAAGGTCCTGAATCGGTTTACTATTTACTTGAGCAAGCCTTAATCAACACGGCTTCAGGGACAGTCGTGAACCCGTTATTTTTAAATCATTTCGGTCAAATGCTCGATTACAACACTAACCCGATTTTTGCCCTGCTGCATGAGGCCATTTACTGCCAACACTCGGCTTCACAATGGGCGGCACACAGAGTGAGGCAACAATTCCCCGCCTTTAACTATCAGCAAGGTAAGCCGTTTTTATTCACCGGCGAGATGATTTACCCTTGGATGTTTGACCAATTCAGTCATTTAGTACCGCTTAAAGCCGCGGCAGAAATCCTTGCCCATAAATCAGACTGGCCTGCACTGTATAGTCTTGAACAACTGGCGCAAAACCGCGTCCCCGTTGCCGCAGCCATTTACAGTGAAGATATGTTTGTCGAGATGCAATACAGCCTAGAAACCGCGCAACAGGTCGGCAGGCTAAAGTATTGGCTAACGTCAGAATATGAACACAACGGCATTCGCATGGATGGTGAGCACATACTGGATAAGCTCATCAGCTTAAACCGAGGCGATACCTTAAGATAA
- a CDS encoding MBL fold metallo-hydrolase gives MKYQIIPVTPFQQNCSLIWCEKTKRAAVVDPGGNIDRIQNEVTKLGLVLDKIILTHGHIDHVGGAKALAQATNVPIIGPHIADKFWIDNLPKQSQNFGFPHCDAFEPDQYLQDGDNVQVGEQSLSVLHCPGHTPGHIALFSAQSKLAWVGDILFRSSIGRTDFPQSNHQDLIHSITEKLWPLGVDVEFIPGHGPMSTFGEEREHNPFVADQLLL, from the coding sequence ATGAAGTATCAGATTATTCCAGTGACACCTTTTCAGCAAAATTGCAGCCTGATCTGGTGTGAAAAAACCAAGCGAGCTGCGGTCGTGGATCCTGGTGGAAACATTGACAGGATCCAAAACGAAGTGACGAAACTTGGACTCGTCCTCGACAAAATTATCCTTACCCATGGGCATATCGATCATGTCGGTGGGGCAAAAGCCTTAGCGCAAGCCACTAATGTGCCGATTATTGGCCCGCATATCGCCGATAAATTCTGGATTGATAACTTACCTAAGCAAAGCCAAAACTTCGGTTTTCCCCATTGCGATGCCTTTGAACCGGATCAATACCTGCAGGACGGCGATAACGTGCAAGTGGGTGAACAAAGCTTGTCTGTGCTGCATTGCCCTGGGCATACGCCGGGACACATTGCCCTTTTCTCTGCCCAATCTAAGTTGGCGTGGGTGGGGGATATTTTGTTTAGAAGTTCAATCGGCCGCACCGATTTTCCTCAATCAAATCATCAGGATTTAATTCACTCGATCACCGAAAAACTGTGGCCCTTAGGTGTCGACGTCGAATTTATTCCGGGGCATGGTCCTATGTCGACCTTTGGTGAAGAGCGCGAGCATAATCCCTTTGTCGCGGATCAACTTTTACTCTAA
- a CDS encoding methyl-accepting chemotaxis protein, whose product MKTKTMMSVVFSTIVASAVISAALSFNVKSKIDLFNDAASIRYQSYQLADELRQGSDDLTRLARTYAVTGDEKYEKMYMDILAIRNGEKPRPEKYHQIYWDLVLSYGDKPKPDGARIAIKEQMKSLGFSDEEFRYLEQAQKNSDALVALEVKAMNAVKGIFMDPNTQTYTIKGEPNLTMARELLHSDQYHREKAKIMQPIDEFFTALDKRTDGEVNGRLDSLHAALNWSQFVLFIVILAAVGGFIIVKSRIVTPLVQTCSELLDIQRSKNLARRISVTTQGEIGEIVNQINLFISSLASSLSTTDGIAKEVADLAKQTKASIQVSRESSNRVARELDASASAMEEMTTTLVHVSESTSNAESRAAENEAHVTVGKQTVSEALKAMSVLETEFTNTQDSMSHLVNESTQVSNVLSVIKAIAEQTNLLALNAAIEAARAGEQGRGFAVVADEVRSLAQRTQDSTKEIDDIVASLQSRTNQVGTSVTQAATLMQKAGVELQRIVAVFEDIRHSTEAIHGINTQVAASTEEQSLVSKEIASSMMVIRDNSREVSQIIEQIESTSISLDNQSQILRTKAGEYQF is encoded by the coding sequence ATGAAAACAAAAACCATGATGAGTGTGGTATTTTCGACCATAGTCGCGAGTGCCGTGATTTCTGCGGCACTGAGCTTCAATGTGAAGTCTAAAATCGATCTCTTTAATGATGCCGCCAGCATCCGATATCAGTCCTATCAACTTGCCGATGAATTAAGGCAAGGTTCCGATGACTTAACACGTCTCGCCCGTACCTACGCCGTCACAGGTGATGAAAAATACGAAAAAATGTATATGGATATTTTGGCTATCCGTAATGGTGAGAAACCCAGACCCGAAAAATATCATCAGATTTATTGGGATTTGGTGCTGAGTTATGGCGATAAGCCAAAGCCAGACGGCGCGAGAATTGCTATAAAAGAGCAAATGAAGTCCCTTGGTTTTTCCGATGAAGAATTCCGTTACCTCGAACAAGCCCAAAAAAACTCAGATGCGTTAGTCGCCCTCGAAGTGAAAGCCATGAATGCCGTCAAAGGTATCTTTATGGACCCCAACACCCAAACCTACACGATCAAAGGCGAGCCGAACTTAACCATGGCGAGGGAGTTATTACATAGCGACCAATACCATAGAGAAAAAGCCAAGATCATGCAGCCGATTGATGAGTTCTTTACGGCGTTGGATAAACGTACCGATGGTGAGGTTAATGGTCGACTCGACTCCTTACATGCGGCATTAAACTGGTCTCAGTTCGTATTGTTCATCGTGATTCTTGCGGCCGTTGGTGGATTCATTATCGTTAAGAGCCGAATTGTGACTCCCTTAGTGCAGACCTGTAGTGAGTTGCTCGACATTCAGCGCTCTAAAAATCTTGCGCGGCGGATCTCTGTCACCACTCAGGGAGAGATTGGCGAAATCGTTAATCAAATTAACTTGTTTATCTCTTCCCTTGCCAGTTCCTTATCGACAACGGATGGTATTGCAAAAGAGGTCGCTGATTTAGCGAAGCAAACCAAGGCATCAATTCAAGTTTCGCGTGAAAGCTCAAATCGGGTGGCGAGAGAACTGGACGCCAGCGCCAGTGCGATGGAAGAAATGACCACGACGTTAGTGCATGTGAGTGAGAGTACGTCGAACGCTGAAAGCCGCGCCGCTGAAAATGAAGCGCATGTCACTGTGGGTAAACAGACGGTATCGGAAGCGTTGAAAGCCATGTCGGTATTGGAAACTGAGTTTACCAATACTCAAGACTCTATGTCGCATTTAGTGAACGAAAGTACCCAAGTTAGTAATGTGTTGAGTGTGATTAAGGCGATTGCAGAGCAGACGAATTTGCTGGCACTGAATGCCGCGATTGAAGCCGCAAGGGCCGGTGAGCAAGGGCGAGGATTCGCTGTGGTGGCCGATGAGGTTCGATCACTAGCCCAGCGCACCCAAGATTCCACCAAGGAAATCGACGATATTGTCGCAAGCCTTCAAAGTCGTACGAATCAAGTGGGTACATCTGTGACTCAAGCCGCGACGCTTATGCAAAAGGCGGGGGTAGAGCTGCAACGTATCGTGGCTGTATTTGAGGATATTCGCCACAGTACGGAAGCAATTCATGGGATCAATACTCAGGTTGCCGCTTCAACCGAGGAACAGTCCTTGGTTTCTAAAGAAATCGCTTCGAGTATGATGGTGATCCGCGATAATTCCCGTGAAGTATCACAGATTATCGAGCAGATAGAATCGACCTCTATTAGCCTAGATAATCAATCCCAGATACTGCGCACTAAGGCGGGGGAATATCAGTTTTAG
- a CDS encoding XdhC family protein: protein MDHQIEDLLEHWLPLADDAWVLAVITQIQGSAYRKPGAMMLFHEFGQGVGMLSGGCLEADLRRHAQKAMQTKQVTCVTYDASDESDASYRLGCGGIVDIMLIPLLKENHDLGLVELVQAFRHGRSGFYQLPLVKAGTDARQYQAAFYPEALTPFPASDFVRTGVFTQEAGESLIIPLRPRFHLGIFGGGIDAKPIAAMADTLGWQVTVFDGRTAYARAADFPHAHIVKLTAGELTANHIAQLDCAVVMNHNLGLDAAALKVIQAHPLAYIALLGPAHRRDKVLGMAGLSTESFSGVFSAPAGLALGGELPSAVALSILAQCHGVLHGATLQHLDEIMR, encoded by the coding sequence ATGGATCACCAAATCGAAGATTTACTAGAGCATTGGTTACCGCTGGCGGATGACGCTTGGGTGCTTGCGGTGATCACCCAAATTCAAGGCTCGGCCTATCGCAAACCCGGCGCCATGATGTTGTTTCATGAGTTCGGTCAAGGCGTGGGTATGTTAAGTGGCGGCTGCTTAGAAGCCGATCTCCGCCGCCATGCCCAAAAGGCCATGCAGACAAAGCAAGTCACGTGCGTGACCTACGACGCGAGCGATGAGTCCGATGCCAGCTATCGACTCGGCTGTGGCGGCATAGTGGATATCATGTTGATCCCACTCTTAAAAGAGAATCATGATCTTGGTTTGGTTGAGCTAGTACAGGCATTTCGCCACGGTCGGTCGGGTTTTTATCAACTGCCATTAGTCAAAGCAGGGACGGATGCGCGCCAATATCAGGCCGCTTTCTACCCCGAAGCGTTGACACCGTTCCCCGCCAGCGATTTTGTCCGCACAGGCGTCTTCACCCAAGAGGCGGGAGAATCGCTGATTATTCCGCTGAGACCGAGATTCCACCTTGGGATTTTTGGTGGTGGCATCGACGCTAAGCCTATTGCCGCCATGGCCGATACTTTAGGCTGGCAAGTGACGGTTTTTGATGGCCGTACCGCCTATGCCAGAGCGGCGGATTTCCCCCATGCCCATATCGTGAAACTTACCGCAGGGGAATTAACCGCGAATCATATCGCCCAATTGGATTGCGCCGTAGTGATGAATCATAACTTGGGCTTAGATGCTGCGGCATTGAAGGTCATTCAAGCCCATCCACTCGCCTATATCGCCTTGCTTGGCCCTGCCCATCGACGGGATAAAGTGCTTGGGATGGCAGGGCTGAGTACTGAATCATTTTCTGGGGTGTTTTCTGCCCCCGCAGGGCTTGCCCTTGGCGGCGAGTTACCGAGCGCAGTGGCGTTAAGTATTTTGGCCCAATGCCACGGCGTACTCCATGGCGCGACCTTACAACATCTCGATGAGATAATGCGTTGA
- a CDS encoding nucleotidyltransferase family protein translates to MTLPPVPKSAELALAEQTPRSSKRLLIVVLAAGESKRFEGVKLAQLIPSLSATETREQAIICTHVELLQQLHCQDLDLERQDTHSPQHLPLLVILGAHQHVLQPLLAELNSRHPFDILINPQWHTGLASSVSLAASYAKEQGFDAMLLTLADQVALSADDYRQLILTWHETGKDVAAHYLDDLGVPAIFNASTLPLFTHLSGDRGAKSILKQQAQQGALVAITLPRAAIDIDTQADLASWLALKE, encoded by the coding sequence ATGACATTGCCGCCAGTGCCAAAGTCGGCAGAGCTAGCGTTGGCAGAGCAAACGCCACGTTCATCCAAGCGGCTGTTGATCGTGGTACTTGCGGCTGGTGAAAGTAAGCGCTTTGAGGGAGTTAAGTTAGCGCAGCTTATACCATCACTTAGCGCCACAGAAACTCGCGAACAAGCCATCATTTGCACCCATGTTGAGCTTTTACAACAGCTTCATTGCCAAGATTTAGATTTGGAGCGCCAAGACACACATTCGCCCCAGCATTTGCCTTTGTTAGTCATACTCGGTGCTCACCAGCACGTATTGCAACCGTTATTGGCTGAACTTAACTCCCGCCACCCCTTTGATATTTTGATTAATCCGCAGTGGCACACGGGTTTGGCCTCCTCTGTGAGTTTGGCGGCAAGTTATGCCAAGGAGCAAGGCTTTGATGCCATGCTGCTAACGCTCGCTGACCAAGTGGCTCTGAGCGCCGATGATTATCGCCAACTGATTTTGACATGGCATGAAACGGGTAAAGACGTTGCCGCCCATTATTTGGATGATTTAGGTGTACCTGCTATTTTTAATGCCTCTACATTGCCTTTGTTCACTCATTTGAGTGGTGATCGCGGGGCGAAATCTATTTTAAAACAACAAGCACAGCAGGGAGCGTTAGTCGCTATAACACTACCCCGCGCCGCAATTGATATTGATACCCAAGCCGATCTTGCGTCGTGGTTGGCACTTAAGGAGTGA
- a CDS encoding (2Fe-2S)-binding protein has product MAEVLSTKAVVKEANTASSTQTLSAQTLTINGKSFTLDADPKMPILWALRDILGLTGTKYGCGAGLCGACTVHLDGQPVRACLTSLGQAQGKRLTTIEGLDNQKLKNAWAEHNVPQCGYCQAGQLMSAAALVAQHPKPSEEQINSAMSGNICRCGTYPRIKAALQNYAKQEG; this is encoded by the coding sequence ATGGCAGAAGTTTTATCAACCAAAGCAGTCGTCAAGGAAGCGAATACCGCCTCTTCCACCCAGACACTTTCCGCTCAGACACTGACCATCAACGGTAAATCATTTACCTTAGATGCCGATCCTAAAATGCCAATCCTGTGGGCACTACGGGATATTTTAGGGCTCACGGGCACTAAATATGGCTGCGGTGCAGGGCTATGCGGTGCTTGCACAGTGCATTTAGACGGCCAACCCGTACGCGCCTGTTTAACCAGTTTGGGGCAGGCACAGGGAAAACGACTGACAACAATTGAAGGGCTAGATAATCAAAAGCTTAAAAATGCTTGGGCCGAACATAACGTGCCACAGTGTGGCTATTGTCAGGCGGGCCAACTGATGTCGGCTGCGGCGTTGGTGGCGCAGCATCCGAAACCTTCTGAAGAACAAATTAACTCGGCCATGTCGGGTAATATCTGCCGCTGCGGTACATACCCGCGGATTAAAGCGGCACTGCAAAACTATGCCAAACAGGAGGGCTAA
- a CDS encoding xanthine dehydrogenase family protein molybdopterin-binding subunit codes for MSTFTAVENISRRDVLKLFGAVGGGLALGASGLTWSPMALAQDKEARLNLFIAIGEDDKVYLTCHRSEMGQGIRTGILQVLAEELEADWDKIVPIQGLADKRYASQNTDGSRSIRENYDRMRQMGAMARIMLEQAAAARWKVPVSEVHTADHKVLHAKSGRSAKFGELALAASKQPVPAVESLTFKEVKDFKQIGASRQIVDMDAMLSGSAIYGYDIKLDGMLYASIMRPPVLGSDVASLDDTAARKVAGVVGVYRLPAAKGAPAFQALGGVAVIATNTWSALEGRKALKVTWTQADNSQHDSSLYLKELVERVQQSGNVVRQAGDEIKNWPEANTLKAVYTVPYLIHSSIEPPVATAHVTEKGCEIWASTQTPQSTQQNVAAALGMEEDTIKVNVTLLGGGFGRKSKPDFSVEAALLSKQFKRPIKVSWSREDEIQNGYYHAISAQSYQALFDANNKPTALLARTGFPSISSTFAEGVEYPSGGELDLGFVDVPFALPNLRYEAVKAQAHSRIGWMRSVCNIQHGFSVGSFVDEMAHRSQVSCFEMWRSLLGEARRETFSDQGFKYGNYGEDLSRHPVDVSRYFGVIDAVEKAQAKAPKAGKNQGWGFAVHRSFVSYVAVAMLVEVSEDKQLKVLNTIAAIDAGTIVNPDRVKAQTEGAIVFGLSLALMGEITYKEGKVQQSNFHDYPLLRIPQTPDIEIIIIESDAAPAGVGEPGVPPVAPSLTNAIFAATGQRIRDLPVSKLLRV; via the coding sequence ATGAGTACTTTTACTGCCGTAGAAAATATCAGCCGCCGCGACGTGTTAAAACTGTTTGGCGCAGTGGGTGGCGGATTAGCATTAGGGGCGAGTGGATTAACTTGGAGCCCCATGGCGCTGGCGCAGGATAAAGAAGCACGGCTGAATCTGTTTATTGCCATTGGTGAAGACGATAAAGTGTACCTCACTTGCCATCGCTCCGAGATGGGACAAGGGATCAGAACTGGTATTCTGCAAGTCTTAGCCGAAGAGTTAGAAGCGGATTGGGATAAAATCGTCCCCATTCAAGGCTTAGCCGATAAACGTTATGCCAGCCAAAACACTGACGGTAGCCGCAGTATTCGCGAAAATTACGACCGCATGCGTCAGATGGGGGCAATGGCAAGAATCATGCTAGAGCAAGCCGCCGCTGCGCGCTGGAAAGTCCCCGTGAGCGAGGTGCATACCGCCGACCATAAAGTGTTGCATGCGAAATCTGGCCGCTCGGCCAAGTTCGGCGAGTTAGCGTTAGCCGCATCAAAGCAGCCCGTCCCCGCTGTTGAGTCGTTAACCTTTAAAGAGGTTAAAGATTTCAAGCAGATTGGCGCATCACGCCAAATTGTTGATATGGACGCCATGTTAAGCGGCAGCGCGATTTATGGTTACGATATCAAACTCGATGGCATGCTCTACGCCAGCATTATGCGTCCGCCTGTGCTTGGGAGCGATGTGGCAAGCTTGGACGATACCGCGGCGCGTAAAGTGGCCGGGGTAGTGGGTGTGTATCGTTTGCCCGCCGCTAAGGGCGCACCCGCGTTTCAGGCTTTGGGCGGCGTTGCTGTTATCGCCACAAACACTTGGAGTGCCCTCGAAGGCCGCAAAGCCTTAAAAGTCACTTGGACTCAGGCCGACAACAGTCAGCATGATTCAAGTCTTTATTTAAAGGAGCTTGTCGAGCGGGTACAGCAAAGCGGTAACGTTGTGCGCCAAGCTGGTGATGAAATCAAAAACTGGCCCGAGGCGAATACGTTAAAGGCGGTTTATACCGTACCTTATTTAATTCATTCTTCTATCGAGCCGCCCGTTGCCACCGCCCATGTGACTGAAAAGGGCTGTGAAATCTGGGCATCGACCCAAACGCCGCAAAGCACACAGCAAAATGTGGCCGCTGCGCTGGGTATGGAAGAAGATACGATTAAAGTGAATGTTACCCTATTGGGTGGTGGTTTTGGGCGTAAATCTAAACCTGATTTTAGCGTTGAAGCCGCGCTGTTATCGAAGCAATTCAAGCGTCCAATTAAAGTGAGTTGGAGCCGCGAGGATGAGATCCAAAACGGTTACTACCATGCTATCAGCGCCCAGTCCTATCAGGCGTTGTTCGATGCTAACAATAAACCGACCGCGCTTTTAGCCCGTACGGGATTCCCATCGATCAGTTCAACCTTTGCCGAAGGGGTGGAATATCCCTCTGGCGGTGAGTTGGATTTAGGCTTTGTAGATGTGCCCTTTGCTTTGCCGAATTTAAGATACGAAGCGGTAAAAGCGCAGGCGCATAGCCGCATTGGTTGGATGCGCTCTGTGTGTAACATTCAGCACGGTTTTAGTGTCGGCAGTTTTGTCGATGAAATGGCCCATAGGTCCCAGGTTTCTTGCTTTGAGATGTGGCGTAGCCTGCTAGGGGAAGCAAGGCGCGAGACCTTTAGCGATCAAGGTTTTAAATACGGCAACTATGGTGAAGATCTCAGCCGTCACCCCGTGGACGTGAGCCGCTATTTTGGAGTAATCGACGCGGTCGAAAAAGCCCAAGCTAAGGCGCCCAAGGCCGGTAAAAATCAGGGCTGGGGTTTTGCCGTGCATCGTAGTTTTGTCAGTTATGTCGCCGTGGCCATGCTGGTGGAGGTGAGCGAGGATAAACAGCTTAAAGTGCTGAATACCATCGCTGCTATCGATGCGGGCACGATCGTTAACCCCGATAGGGTAAAAGCGCAGACTGAAGGCGCAATTGTGTTTGGCCTGAGTTTAGCCTTGATGGGTGAAATCACTTACAAAGAGGGCAAAGTGCAGCAATCGAATTTCCACGATTATCCTTTGCTGCGGATCCCTCAAACCCCCGATATTGAGATCATCATTATCGAGTCCGATGCTGCGCCTGCGGGCGTAGGTGAGCCGGGTGTACCGCCCGTGGCGCCGAGTTTAACCAATGCAATTTTTGCGGCGACGGGGCAGAGGATCCGCGACCTTCCCGTGAGTAAATTATTGCGAGTGTAA
- a CDS encoding DUF1097 domain-containing protein: protein MENRWQVAISAGLLAAIWCGVADAFHLVTWIGFLGCSTFFAQPKAGFQGVMMAWCTNLSGVFWAWLIISGSSFFISPVFGYIFTGIATSAMCLQASYQKLSFIPGAFIGCCTTFAMAGDVANVVPSLIIGGLLGFSMSLLTGQLVSLTQKWSAATRSQVASAD from the coding sequence ATGGAAAATCGTTGGCAAGTCGCTATTTCTGCCGGCCTATTGGCGGCTATTTGGTGTGGCGTCGCAGATGCCTTTCATCTGGTCACTTGGATTGGCTTTTTAGGTTGCAGCACTTTTTTCGCTCAACCCAAGGCTGGTTTTCAAGGCGTGATGATGGCGTGGTGCACGAATCTGTCCGGTGTGTTTTGGGCTTGGCTCATTATCTCGGGTAGCAGCTTTTTTATCTCACCCGTATTTGGGTATATTTTTACCGGCATAGCCACTTCGGCCATGTGTTTACAGGCTAGTTATCAAAAGCTTAGCTTTATTCCCGGCGCATTTATTGGCTGTTGCACTACCTTTGCTATGGCGGGTGATGTGGCCAATGTCGTGCCGTCGTTGATCATTGGTGGCTTATTAGGTTTTAGCATGAGCCTGTTAACGGGGCAGTTGGTTAGCTTGACACAAAAGTGGTCTGCCGCCACGCGTAGTCAAGTGGCTAGCGCGGATTAG